The Flavobacterium commune genome contains the following window.
TTAGTGAAATTGCTCAAAAAAGAACCCGAAGTTTATTAAAACCTTTAATCGAATTATTAGCCGGAATTCCATCGGTAGTTTATGGTTTTTTTGGATTAGTGGTGATTGTCCCTTTAATTCAGGAAATGTTTAATTTGCCTGTAGGCGAAACCGGATTAGCAGGAAGTGTGGTTTTAGCTATTATGGCTTTGCCAACTATTATTACTATTTCAGAAGATGCCATGCGCAATACGCCACGTGCCATGAAAGAAGCCAGTTTGGCTTTAGGTGCATCCAAATGGCAAACTATTTATAAGGTGGTCATGCCTTATTCGGCTTCGGGAATTACTGCGGGAGCTATTTTAGGAATTGGTAGGGCTATTGGCGAAACCATGGCGGTATTAATGGTGACCGGAAATGCTGCTGTAATTCCTAATACCCTTTTAGCTCCGGTAAGAACCATTCCGGCAACCATTGCTGCCGAACTGGGTGAAGCACCAAACGGAGGTTTGCATTACGAAGCCTTATTTGCTTTGGGTTGTATTTTATTCCTAATCACATTTGGGATCAATATGTTAGTCGAATTAGTGACTAACAGAAAAGCACACAAAAAACATTAATAATGAAAGCACAAAATAAATTAGCCCGTAAAAAGAGAATTAGCCAAAACATTGCTTTTGGAATCTTTACAGCAATAAGTTATGCTATTGTAGCCCTTTTATTTGTTATTCTGGCATTTATTGTGGTCAAAGGAATCGGCGTAATTAGTTGGGAATTCATTACAGCAATGCCAAGTAACGGAATGACCGAAGGCGGAATTTTTCCAGCCATCATAGGTACGCTTTGTTTGGTTTTGGCAAGTATGATTTTTGCTTTTCCGGTGGGTGTTTTTGCTGCAATTTACATGAACGAATATGTAAAAGACGGTTGGGTTAAAAAGATAATCAAACAGATGACAAATAATCTGGCGGGAGTTCCATCGATTGTTTTTGGATTATTTGGGATGTCGTTGTTTGTCAATAAACTGGGTTTTGGCGATTCAATTTTAGCCGGTGGATTAACTCTGGGATTATTAGTACTTCCTGTTGTTATCAGAACAACTGAAGAATCTTTAAAAGCTGTTGATTCTACTTTCAGGCAGGCCAGTTTAGGTTTGGGAGCTTCTAAATGGCAAACAACAAGCAAAGTAGTTTTGCCAATCGCTTTTCCAAATATCATTACCGGTTTGATTCTTTCCATCGGAAGGGTTTCCGGCGAAACAGCTCCTATTTTATTTACTGTAGCCGCTTATTTTTTGCCTAAATTACCTTCGTCTATTTTTGATCAGGCTATGGCTTTGCCGTATCATTTATATGTAATTGCAACCAGTGGAACTAATATTGAGAAATCGAGAGCAATGGCTTATGGAACGGCACTTATTTTAATTATAATTGTATTAATCTCTAATTTATTGGCGAATGCACTTCGTAAATATTACGGGAAAAAAGTAAAAATGAATTAATGCCATTAAAGTTGGTTTATTAAGTAAAAGTAAAAAGTATAACATGCACAAAATAGAATCCAGAAACGTAAATTTTTTTTACGGAGAAACCCAGGCCTTACACGACATTTCGTTATCGATGAAGGAGAATACCGTTACGGCACTTATTGGGCCATCAGGTTGTGGGAAGTCAACTTATTTGCGTTTATTGAATCGAATGAATGATTTGATTGATAACACCCGAATGGAAGGAAGTATTTTAATTGATCAAAAGGATATTTATCAAAAGAATACTAATGTTGATGATTTGAGAAAGAATGTGGGAATGGTGTTCCAGAAACCTAATCCTTTTCCTAAAACAATCTATGAAAATGTGGCCTATGGTTTGAGAGTGAACGGAGTTGAGGATAAACATTTAATCGAAGAAAGAGTGATTACTTCCATTGAGCAGGTGGCACTCTGGGATGAGGTAAAAGACAAGTTAAAAAAATCGGCATTTGAATTATCCGGTGGACAACAACAGCGTTTGTGTATTGCCCGTGCTCTGGCTATACAGCCTTCGGTTTTATTGATGGATGAGCCTACTTCGGCATTAGATCCTATTTCGACTTCAAAAATTGAAGAATTAGTACACGAATTAAAAAAGCAATATACTATTGTTATTGTGACGCATAATATGCAGCAGGCAGCGCGTGTGAGCGACAATACGGCTTTTTTCTATATGGGAAAATTGATTGAATGTGATAAGACAAAAACGATTTTTACCAAACCGGCAATACAGCAAACTGAGGATTATATAACAGGAAGATTTGGCTGATATTTGTTCCCAATTTGTAATCGGATAACTTTAAAATTAAAAAAATGGCATCACACTTCGAAATAGAATTAGATAAACTTAAAAACGTAATAATCAAGATAGGTACTCTTGCCGAAAATCAATTAATTGAAGCGGTAAAAGCACTGCTTTCAGAGCCTATGGCAGAGAAGAAAGAGGTGAAAAAAACCGAAGAAAAAATAGATAGATTAGATGTGAAAATCGATGAGATTTGTCAAACTATTTTTGCCTTGCAACAGCCTGTAGCTTCCGATTTGCGGTTTATCATGGCTTCGATGCAAATCAGTAATGAGATTGAAAGAATTGGCGATTTGGCAATGAGTGTTATCAAAAATTCGAAAAACATTAAAGACAAGCACGATTTAATCGTAAAATTCAATGTAGCCGAATTGGCAAAACAAGTTGAGGAAATCACGGTAAAAATGAATCAGTGTTTCTTAGATAGAAGCGAAACCACTATTGGAGAAATTTTTGTACTCAATAACAGTATTAAAAAAGGAACGGATGATATGATTCATAGCTTGATGAACGAAATGAAATCGAACTCTAAGGCTGTAGTTTCAGGAATGAATCTGGTTATGGTTTTAAAACATTTAGAACGCGTTTCAGAACATTGTACTAATATTGCCGAGCACGTCCATTTTATGATTAAAGCCAAGATTATCAAACATGAAAAGTTTGATGATAAGCAACAGTAATCGAATATTTTAATGAAAAAAAAGCTGGTTTTTTTGCAATAAAAGAGCCGGCTTTTTTTGTGCCTTTTAGTTTTGAAAACAATTAATCCGGTAAGACAATTTAAGTACGACTGTTTTTTTCTTTGTATTTTATAAAATATTTTAAATTTCAATAGCGGGTAATGAATATATTTTTTAAATTGACTTAATAAAAATAACGAGATATAATACTAAAGATATATGATTAAACCAGATACGTTTGTATGGGAAAATGAGAGGTTAAAAGACTTAGATTCTTATGCTATTATAGATACTCTGCCTGAAGATGAGTACGATGAGTTAACTTATTTAGCATCTCAAATATGTGGTACTCCAATTTCACTGATTAGTCTTTTAGACAATAAAAGACAGTGGTTTAAATCACATTATGGTACCGATGTTATGGAAACTTCTAAGGAAATTGCTTTTTGTGCCCATGCAATACTCAATCCTGATGAAGTATTTATTGTTCAGGATGCCAGAAATGATCATCGCTTCTATGATAATCCTCTTGTAATTGAGGAACCTAATGTTGTTTTTTATGCAGGAGCTCCGTTGGTTAGTCAAAATGGTTTACCCCTTGGGACTTTATGTGTTATTGATAATAAACCTAATGAATTAAGTGAGAATCAGATAAAATCCTTGAAAGCACTTTCGAATCAGGCAATGAAGTTGTTAGAGTTGAGAAAGAAAAAAAAACAACTCGAAAAAAATTTATTCGAATTTGAAAACAAAAACAAAGAATTAGAGCGCTTTGCTTATATAGCAGCTCACGATTTAAAATCACCATTAGGGAATATTAATGCTTTGACAGATTTTTTTATAGAACATTATTGTGAAGATTTAGAAGAAGAGGCGTCCGAAATTATAGCGTTAATTCATCAGTCTTCGGCTAAATTAAGAGGACTTATTGATGAATTATTAGAGTATAGTAAATACGATAAAATTATTGAGCAAGAGAAAGCTGAAATCGATTTACAAATACTAAAGAAAGAAATTTTAGGACTATTTAGTTTTAATAATAAATATGATATTAGTTTAAAATCGAATGTTTCTAAATTGATTATCAATAAGGTAGCCTTAGAGCAAATTTTAATTAATCTTATTTCTAATGCCATCAAATACAATGACAAAGAAATAGCTCAAATTGAAATTATGGTAAATGAAGAAGATTTACAATATCGAATTTCGGTAACAGATAATGGTCCCGGCATATCAAAAGAAAATCAGCATAAAATTTTTGAAATTTTTGAAGTTTTGGATACCTGTGACCATAATGGAGAAACAGGAAACGGAATTGGTCTTGCAACAGTAAAAAAATTAGTACTGGCCTTAGGTGGTACTATTGATGTTGAATCTGAAGTAGGAAAGTTTACGAGATTTAATTTTACGATAGAAAAATTTTGAAAAGTTATGTTGAAATATTTTTGAGCTTTTTTTAAAAAGCTCAAAAATATTTTTATCAGATATTTATTCCGTTGGTTTTGTTGAAAAGACCAATGAGTTCAACTATGTTTTTGATGTTGAGTTTGTTGAATATTTTGTTTTTATGAGTGCTTACTGTAGTGAGTTGAATACTCAGTTTGTTGGCAATTTCAATGTTTCCGTCGCCTTTGACTAATAACTCCGAAATTTCTCTTTCTCGTTTGGAGAGCTTTTCTAATGGGTCATTACTGGTTTTATTTGTAGAAGCTTTTACCAGTTCGTTTACAATATTTGGAGTTAAATAATTTCCTGTTTTTAAGATTGTGTCAATAGCATTAACAAGCATTTTTTTGTCACTTAATTTATTGAGATAACCATTGGCTCCGGCAATAATATAAGGGCAGGCATGGGTTTCTTCTTCATAAACAGAAAAAATGAGTATTTTGACATCAGGTTGAATGTTTTTGATTTCTTCTATCATAGCGGTATTTCTGCCCCCGGGAATATTGATGTCCAGTATGATTAAATCTATTTTTTTCTTTTTTAAAAAATCTAATGTTCCGCTGTAATTGTCTTTGGTTGAAATAGCAACGTTTTTAATTTTTTCTTCTAAAATTATGGAAACACCTGTTCTTACAACTAGATGGTCGTCAACGATAAGGATTTCTTTTTGCATGATTGTATATTTAGATTAAAAATTTTCTTTTAGATTAATGTCTATAGTTACTGTTGTTCCCTGGTTATTAGGATTTGAAAATGTGATATTCCCTTTTAGGATTATTAGTAATTCGAGTACCAGATGTAAGCCTATTCCATAGGTGCTTAAAATTAGCTTTTCGGGGTCTCTGTTTTGGAATAATTTGGTGTAATAATCAATTATATCCTGACTCATTCCGCTGCCTGTGTCTTTAATCCAATAGCTTATTTTTTCAGTATTTGCCTTTGCGCCAATTTCTATAATTCCCGATTGGGTGTTTTTTACAGCATTGTCTATCAAATTGTGGATGATTATCGAAATAATTCGGATGTTTATATTTGATTTTAGACTGTTCTTAGTATTATTTATAATTTGGGTATTGTTGTTTAAGGCAATTTCTTCAAAAAAAATCTTTTTGTTTTCAATTAATTCATGAACCGAATAATAGTTCTGATTGTAATCTTTGTCTTCGATGTATATTTTAGAATATTCAATCAGTGTTTTTGTAAAATTATAGAGTTGGGAGGATGATTTGTAGATAGAATCGGCATATTTATAGGTAATGGTATTTTTTGCTTTTTTAGTGCTGATGCTTAGGTGTTTGGCAATAAGCTGAATGTATTTTAGCGGACTTCTGATGTCGTGACTAATGGTTCCAATTATTTTTTTGTGTTGAATGATTTCGGTATGTAAGTCCTGCTTTGTTTTTTCTAAATCTTTAATAATGGCTTCCAGTTGCTCTTTTTGTTGTTTTAGTTCTTGTTTTGATTTTAATATCTTTTGGAGCATAGTGCTGTAGTAAATGCTTATGGAACCTATAATTACACATATAAAAAAGATGTTAGTCAACAAAAGGTAATAGTTTGTTTTACGTGTTCCGTCCCCCAAAAGAGTAGAAAAGCGTTCTTCACTAAGTCCTATTTTTTTATTCAAATCGTCCAGTTGCAGTAGTGTTTTAATCTTGGCATTGTGGTCTAATTCATTATTATCTATTTTTTGCTTTACCTTAAGTCCTAATTTATTGAGCTCGGTGTTTAACGAATCGCCCACTTTCCACTCGGCAATGGCATTTTTTAAAAACCAGATACTTTTAAAATTATTAAAGAGCCAAATCATATCGTTTAAGTCTTCTTCATGATTTTTACCTTCTCTAAAGCCTTGTTTGATGGTTTCAGAATCTAATTTATTAATGAGTGCTATTCGGGCTTTTTTATCACCTAAAGGAATACTGATATTGGATTTGAACTTCATCCAATATTCTTCTTTGTTTGTATAAAGATAGTTTATCAAATTGCGGGTTGCCACATTGTGTCCTTTTGAATAGCGGGATTCTCCATTTACATAAGCTCTGGTTGCTGATAAAGTTTTTATGGTGTAAAAATTAATCACTATTAACATAGAACATGCGGTTAATATAAGAACTAAAAAAGTGATAGTATTTCTTTTGGCTTGTTTCAAATCTTAACTATTGAGGTTTGTATGTTATTTTTTTGTTGCTATTTGAGAATGGCTAAGACGTTGAAGATGATTTTTATCTTAATTAGATTATCGTGTACTACAAATATATCAAATATGCTGCTGTTATTTTTGTAAGAATAAATCGGTTTTGGTATAGAATTTTATCAATTTTTTTGTAGTTTTTATTTTACTTATAAATCGTTTTATATCAGCGTATATTCTCACAATTTACATAATCAATGCTTTATTTTTGTAAATAAATCGTTACTGCTATTGGGTTTAACTCTTTTTTGAGTGTCAATTACTCAAAACTAAACCTATAAAATATTGATTTAAATCAAATTCAAATTCTTTAGATTATGAGAAATAATTACCTTGATTTATTTAATAAGAATGTTATTAAAAATACGCTACTCAGAAACATACAGCATCAGTTGTTTTTGTTTATAGGTTTATTTATAGTGTCTTTTAATTCTTTTGGACAATGTAATGTAGCAACTCCAACTCCTTTTGTATCGGCTAATTTTGATGATTTATCAGTAAGTACTAATACCAGTG
Protein-coding sequences here:
- the pstA gene encoding phosphate ABC transporter permease PstA encodes the protein MKAQNKLARKKRISQNIAFGIFTAISYAIVALLFVILAFIVVKGIGVISWEFITAMPSNGMTEGGIFPAIIGTLCLVLASMIFAFPVGVFAAIYMNEYVKDGWVKKIIKQMTNNLAGVPSIVFGLFGMSLFVNKLGFGDSILAGGLTLGLLVLPVVIRTTEESLKAVDSTFRQASLGLGASKWQTTSKVVLPIAFPNIITGLILSIGRVSGETAPILFTVAAYFLPKLPSSIFDQAMALPYHLYVIATSGTNIEKSRAMAYGTALILIIIVLISNLLANALRKYYGKKVKMN
- the pstB gene encoding phosphate ABC transporter ATP-binding protein PstB, with translation MHKIESRNVNFFYGETQALHDISLSMKENTVTALIGPSGCGKSTYLRLLNRMNDLIDNTRMEGSILIDQKDIYQKNTNVDDLRKNVGMVFQKPNPFPKTIYENVAYGLRVNGVEDKHLIEERVITSIEQVALWDEVKDKLKKSAFELSGGQQQRLCIARALAIQPSVLLMDEPTSALDPISTSKIEELVHELKKQYTIVIVTHNMQQAARVSDNTAFFYMGKLIECDKTKTIFTKPAIQQTEDYITGRFG
- the phoU gene encoding phosphate signaling complex protein PhoU — translated: MASHFEIELDKLKNVIIKIGTLAENQLIEAVKALLSEPMAEKKEVKKTEEKIDRLDVKIDEICQTIFALQQPVASDLRFIMASMQISNEIERIGDLAMSVIKNSKNIKDKHDLIVKFNVAELAKQVEEITVKMNQCFLDRSETTIGEIFVLNNSIKKGTDDMIHSLMNEMKSNSKAVVSGMNLVMVLKHLERVSEHCTNIAEHVHFMIKAKIIKHEKFDDKQQ
- a CDS encoding GAF domain-containing sensor histidine kinase, coding for MIKPDTFVWENERLKDLDSYAIIDTLPEDEYDELTYLASQICGTPISLISLLDNKRQWFKSHYGTDVMETSKEIAFCAHAILNPDEVFIVQDARNDHRFYDNPLVIEEPNVVFYAGAPLVSQNGLPLGTLCVIDNKPNELSENQIKSLKALSNQAMKLLELRKKKKQLEKNLFEFENKNKELERFAYIAAHDLKSPLGNINALTDFFIEHYCEDLEEEASEIIALIHQSSAKLRGLIDELLEYSKYDKIIEQEKAEIDLQILKKEILGLFSFNNKYDISLKSNVSKLIINKVALEQILINLISNAIKYNDKEIAQIEIMVNEEDLQYRISVTDNGPGISKENQHKIFEIFEVLDTCDHNGETGNGIGLATVKKLVLALGGTIDVESEVGKFTRFNFTIEKF
- a CDS encoding response regulator transcription factor, with protein sequence MQKEILIVDDHLVVRTGVSIILEEKIKNVAISTKDNYSGTLDFLKKKKIDLIILDINIPGGRNTAMIEEIKNIQPDVKILIFSVYEEETHACPYIIAGANGYLNKLSDKKMLVNAIDTILKTGNYLTPNIVNELVKASTNKTSNDPLEKLSKREREISELLVKGDGNIEIANKLSIQLTTVSTHKNKIFNKLNIKNIVELIGLFNKTNGINI
- a CDS encoding sensor histidine kinase, which encodes MLIVINFYTIKTLSATRAYVNGESRYSKGHNVATRNLINYLYTNKEEYWMKFKSNISIPLGDKKARIALINKLDSETIKQGFREGKNHEEDLNDMIWLFNNFKSIWFLKNAIAEWKVGDSLNTELNKLGLKVKQKIDNNELDHNAKIKTLLQLDDLNKKIGLSEERFSTLLGDGTRKTNYYLLLTNIFFICVIIGSISIYYSTMLQKILKSKQELKQQKEQLEAIIKDLEKTKQDLHTEIIQHKKIIGTISHDIRSPLKYIQLIAKHLSISTKKAKNTITYKYADSIYKSSSQLYNFTKTLIEYSKIYIEDKDYNQNYYSVHELIENKKIFFEEIALNNNTQIINNTKNSLKSNINIRIISIIIHNLIDNAVKNTQSGIIEIGAKANTEKISYWIKDTGSGMSQDIIDYYTKLFQNRDPEKLILSTYGIGLHLVLELLIILKGNITFSNPNNQGTTVTIDINLKENF